CCCCTGGTGGAACTCGAGGAGCAGATCGAGCAGATCCGGCAGCTGGCCAAGGATTCAGAAGTCGATGTCAGCCAGCAGCTGCTTCAGCTGGAAACCCTGGCGGCCCGTCGTCGCGAGGACATCTTCAGTGCGCTCAGCCCAGCCCAGAAGATCCAGGTGGCCCGCCATCCCCAGCGGCCCAGCACCCTCGATTACATCCAACTGATCACCGACGAGTGGTACGAACTCCACGGCGACCGGCGCGGCTCGGATGATCAGGCCCTGATCGGCGGTGTGGGGCGCATCGGCGACCAGTCGGTGCTGCTGATCGGCCACCAGAAGGGCCGCGACACCAAGGAAAACATGGCCCGCAACTTCGGCATGGCCTCCCCCGGGGGCTACCGCAAGGCCCTGCGGCTGATGGAACACGCCGACCGCTTCCGGCTGCCGATCCTCAGCTTCATCGACACCCCGGGGGCCTACGCCGGTGTGCTGGCGGAGGAGCAGGGGCAGGGGGAGGCGATCGCCGTGAACCTGCGCGAGATGTTCCGCCTGCGGGTGCCGATCATCGCCACGGTGATCGGCGAGGGGGGCTCCGGCGGTGCTCTGGGGATCGGCGTCGCCGACCGGCTGCTGATGTTCGAGCACAGCGTCTACATGGTCGCCAGCCCGGAAGCCTGCGCCTCGATCCTCTGGCGCGATGCCGCCAAGGCTCCAGCGGCGGCCGCCGCCCTCAAGATCACCGCCAGCGATCTGCTCCAGCTCGGTGTCATCGATGATGTGATCCGCGAACCTTCAGGGGGAAACCATTGGGCTCCACTGGAGGCCGCCGCCGCCCTGCGAGAGGCCCTGCTGCGGCACCTGGAAGAGCTCAAGGGGTGCAGCGTGAGCCGTCTTCTCGAGGAGCGGTACGCCAAGTTCCGGCGCATGGGCCAGTTCCTGGAATCGGCGGCCACAGCCGGTGGGGAATCAGCTGTTGGTCCATCGACGCTGGCGGAGTCCTGCCCAGCCGAACCGGATTAGGCGGAAGACAACGGGCCGGGAAGCTCAGGCAACGGAGCCACCGATTTCGGCGCCACAGATTCCCCTGTGCATTCCTAGAGTTCACTTTGAACTGCATTCGCCTTGACAGCTGTTCTGATCACAGGCGCTTCTCGGGGCATCGGCGCGGCGGCGGCCCGTCGATTCGCCCAGGCGGGTCACGACCTCCTGTTACTGGCTCGCACCGCTTCCGACCTGGAGGCGCTGGCCCTGGATCTCGCCCCGCTGGGCCAGAGGGTGGAAACCGTCACGGTGGATCTCAGCGATCCGGCGGCGGTGGTTCCCGCCCTCGACGATCTGCTCGGACGGGGGCTCCTCCCGTCAGTGCTGATCAACAACGCCGGCGGGGCCTACACCGGAGAGCTGGCAACCATGGAGTTGCGTCACTGGCAATGGCTGTTTCAACTCAACCTCACCAGTGTGTTCCAGGTCACCCAGGCGGTGCTCCCCCACTTGCGTTCCGCCGAAGGCGGGCTGATCATCAACGTGAACAGCCACGCTTCCCGAAAGGCGTTCCCCACATGGGGTGCCTACTGCGCCAGCAAAGCCGCCCTTGAATCGTTCAGCCGTTGTCTGGCCGAGGAGGAGCGGAGCAACGGCATTCGGGTGAGCACCCTCACCCTTGGGGCGGTCAACACACCCCTTTGGGAGACGGAAACCGTCCACGCCGACTTCGATCGCCGTGCCATGCTTTCACCAGATCAAGCGGCGGAAGCCCTGTTGTTTCTGGCCCAACAGCCTCGATCTCAGGTGGTGGATGACATCACCCTCATGCCCGCCACGGGAACCTTTTGATCTCCATGACAACCACTCTTCCCTCCAGCAGGGGGCTCAAGACCGCTGCGCACAAGCTGGTCAGCACCCCCCAAACCGTTCCCGGACCAATCAGCCTGCGCATCCGTGAGCGGCTGGAGGAGGCAGGCGTCCCCTTCATGGCCAACGACAACCTGGCGGACTTCCTCCAGGAGGGTGAACTCGACCAGCTGGAGATCGAGGTGGCCGGCAAGGTGCGTGAACTGCTGCGCAGCCTCGTGATCGACATTGACAACGATCACAACACCGAGGAAACAGCCGAGCGTGTGGCCCGCATGTACCTCCATGAGGTGTTCAAGGGCCGCTATCAGAAGCAACCGAAGATTGCCAGCTTCCCCAACGTCAAGCAGCTCGACGAGATCTACACCGTCGGCCCGATCAGCGTGCGCTCCGCCTGCTCCCACCATCTCGTGCCGATCCTGGGCAATTGCTGGATCGGGATCAAGCCCGGTGAACGGGTGATCGGTCTGTCGAAATTTGCCCGGGTGGCCGATTGGGTGTTCTCCCGACCCCACATTCAAGAGGAGGCGGTGATGATCCTGGCCGACGAGATTGAGCGCCTCTGCGAACCCCAGGGTCTCGCGATCCTGGTGAAGGCGCAGCACTACTGCATGAAGTGGCGTGGGGTGAAGGAACCCCAGACCAGCATGGTCAACTCAGTGGTGCGCGGCGATTTCCGCCACGACCCGAGCCTGAAGCAGGAGTTCTTCGAACTGGTGCGCCAACAGCAGGCGCTGCTGACCACCTGAATCTGATCGAGGCGCAGGAAAAGGCGCCCGTCGATCGCCTCAGTTGGCCTTGAGCACCGGACCGATCGGGGCCGAGGCCACGCGCTTGACCCCGCCGCCCTGCGGCACCACGACCACCACCACCAGCTGGCGGCCCAGATCAGTAGAGCCAGGGGAGTAGGTGAGACCGTTGGCCCCAGGGATCAGGCTCCAGCGGCGATCGCCCGGGGCCAGCCGGTACCAGTGGTAGGCCCTGGAGGGCAGGCCCGCCAAGGAGGAGGTCCGCAAGCTCGCCCAGATCAGAGCTCCTTCGACCGCCTGACCGGACAAGACCACGCCATTGAGCCCGTCAGCGGTCTGCTGGATCGCCCCCTCCAGCTTCTGATCCGCGCCGATCTGCTGGCGCAG
Above is a genomic segment from Cyanobium sp. ATX 6F1 containing:
- a CDS encoding acetyl-CoA carboxylase carboxyltransferase subunit alpha, which translates into the protein MARRPLLDFEKPLVELEEQIEQIRQLAKDSEVDVSQQLLQLETLAARRREDIFSALSPAQKIQVARHPQRPSTLDYIQLITDEWYELHGDRRGSDDQALIGGVGRIGDQSVLLIGHQKGRDTKENMARNFGMASPGGYRKALRLMEHADRFRLPILSFIDTPGAYAGVLAEEQGQGEAIAVNLREMFRLRVPIIATVIGEGGSGGALGIGVADRLLMFEHSVYMVASPEACASILWRDAAKAPAAAAALKITASDLLQLGVIDDVIREPSGGNHWAPLEAAAALREALLRHLEELKGCSVSRLLEERYAKFRRMGQFLESAATAGGESAVGPSTLAESCPAEPD
- a CDS encoding SDR family oxidoreductase, with protein sequence MTAVLITGASRGIGAAAARRFAQAGHDLLLLARTASDLEALALDLAPLGQRVETVTVDLSDPAAVVPALDDLLGRGLLPSVLINNAGGAYTGELATMELRHWQWLFQLNLTSVFQVTQAVLPHLRSAEGGLIINVNSHASRKAFPTWGAYCASKAALESFSRCLAEEERSNGIRVSTLTLGAVNTPLWETETVHADFDRRAMLSPDQAAEALLFLAQQPRSQVVDDITLMPATGTF
- the folE gene encoding GTP cyclohydrolase I, with product MTTTLPSSRGLKTAAHKLVSTPQTVPGPISLRIRERLEEAGVPFMANDNLADFLQEGELDQLEIEVAGKVRELLRSLVIDIDNDHNTEETAERVARMYLHEVFKGRYQKQPKIASFPNVKQLDEIYTVGPISVRSACSHHLVPILGNCWIGIKPGERVIGLSKFARVADWVFSRPHIQEEAVMILADEIERLCEPQGLAILVKAQHYCMKWRGVKEPQTSMVNSVVRGDFRHDPSLKQEFFELVRQQQALLTT